A stretch of Plasmodium vinckei vinckei genome assembly, chromosome: PVVCY_05 DNA encodes these proteins:
- a CDS encoding eukaryotic initiation factor 4A-III, putative, with the protein MDKEETYKSSEKLEICTSFESIGLDEGLLRGIYAYGFERPSAIQQRGIKPILSGRDVILQSQSGTGKTCVFAVGALNCVNRNLNETQVIILSPTRELAEQTQKVCLALADYIHVTVYCCIGGKKMSDDIKALNNGVHIISGTPGRIYHMLNLRHLKCKYIKQLVIDEADEMLNKGFKEQVYDIYRFLSPNTQIVLSSATLPQEVLEITNKFMHNPVKILVKRDELTLEGIKQFFVSIEKEQWKYETLADLYESLTITQAVVFCNTQLKVDWLAKKMQESNFTVCKMHAGMSQSERDDVMLKFRQCKYRVLISTDIWGRGLDVHEVSLVVNYDLPNSRESYIHRIGRSGRFGRKGVAINFVKNDDIKILRDIEQFYSTQIDEMPMNITELL; encoded by the coding sequence ATGGATAAAGAAGAAACATATAAGTCGTCTGAAAAGTTGGAAATTTGTACAAGCTTTGAAAGTATAGGACTTGATGAAGGATTATTAAGAGGAATATATGCCTATGGATTTGAAAGACCATCAGCAATACAACAAAGAGGTATTAAACCGATATTAAGTGGTCGGGATGTTATATTACAAAGTCAAAGTGGTACAGGAAAAACATGTGTGTTTGCTGTTGGTGCTTTAAATTGTGTCAATAGAAATTTGAATGAAACGCaagtaattattttatctcCGACTCGTGAATTAGCAGAACAAACACAAAAAGTATGTTTAGCATTAGCTgattatatacatgtaaCTGTATATTGTTGTATTGGaggtaaaaaaatgagtGATGATATAAAGGCATTAAATAATGGTgttcatattattagtGGGACACCAGGAAGAATATATCATATGTTAAATTTAAGACatttaaaatgtaaatatataaagcaGCTAGTTATTGATGAAGCTGATGAAATGCTAAATAAAGGATTTAAAGAACAAGTTTATGATATTTATCGATTTTTATCACCTAATACTCAAATTGTTTTATCTTCAGCTACTTTACCACAAGAAGTGTTAgaaataacaaataaatttatgcaCAATCCAGTTAAAATTTTAGTAAAAAGAGATGAATTAACTTTAGAAGgtataaaacaattttttgtatcTATAGAAAAAGAGCAATGGAAATATGAAACATTAGCTGATTTATATGAAAGCTTAACTATTACACAAGCAGTAGTTTTTTGTAATACTCAATTAAAAGTAGATTGGCTAgctaaaaaaatgcaagAATCAAATTTTACTGTTTGCAAAATGCATGCAGGAATGAGTCAAAGTGAAAGAGATGATGTTATGTTAAAATTTAGACAATGTAAATATAGAGTTTTAATATCAACAGATATATGGGGGAGAGGATTGGATGTACATGAAGTCTCATTAGTTGTTAATTATGATTTACCAAATTCTCGAGAAAGTTATATTCATAGAATTGGAAGAAGTGGTAGATTTGGAAGGAAAGGTGTTGcaattaattttgtaaaaaatgatgatataaaaattttgagaGATATAGAACAGTTTTATTCTACACAAATCGATGAAATGCCAATGAACATTACCGAGTTATTGTAA
- a CDS encoding serpentine receptor, putative: MNKVYQRKKLLVFLFFLLYISNLGNQNLLQYEDSYIAEHNERGKYSYSIFSPLVEYIKGSNKIEERRSFSFFVSSKVIYGLYHNKNYSKFSDFCFIKKNNENKGSVILLNSYSPNTKLLVLDKTDNEIYNYTENKNGKKCEDLEKEALYVYHFRDTPQENINNNYVFYNKDIDQQLENKLLNFIILHCDTKFKNAFKIEFVNNDNFLRNHFSCEEQGLIEIYMLLFVISTVLSLVYVRKRSMLSRENGALKESVHFGVLFFYFSNIFYLIHIYSYAFNGTGFSILKVLSQIYEAIFDCITLTTIFYIVNNINNKKKRKEDTIKTGFIYSILKFFYILFEMENHQSLNVYSSLHSVVAFPFVSHRVIISVLIYNNCKKLLKEKTSASDKTRVLWDASIYMGWFLSIPFIYFFLWNASMHFTHLFIHFSNLCILICLVYKISEKKYNILESNHPYIDME, translated from the exons atgaacaagGTGTATCAAAGGAAAAAGCTACTTgtctttttgttttttttattgtacaTATCAAATTTGGGTaatcaaaatttattacaatACGAAGATTCATATATAGCTGAACATAATGAGAGGGGTAAATATAGCTACTCAATTTTTTCTCCGCTAGTTGAATATATTAAGGGgagtaataaaatagagGAAAGAagatcattttctttttttgtatcatcaaaagtaatatatggattatatcataataaaaattatagtaaATTTTCAGacttttgttttattaaaaagaataatgaaaataaaggaTCGGTTATACTTTTAAATTCATATTCCCCTAATACTAAGCTTTTAGTTTTAGATAAAACAGATAatgaaatttataattatacagaaaataaaaatggaaagaaATGTGAAGACTTAGAAAAAGAAGCATTGTATGTATATCATTTTCGTGATACACCacaagaaaatataaataacaattatgttttttataataaagatatagATCAACAATTAgagaataaattattaaattttattatacttCATTGTGATACTAAATTTAAGAATGCTTTTAAAATCGAATTTGTAAATAATGACAATTTTTTGAGAAACCATTTTTCATGTGAAGAGCAAG GTCTCATCGAGATATACATGCTACTGTTTGTAATATCGACAGTTTTGTCGTTGGTATATGTTCGAAAGAGAAGTATGTTGAGTAGAGAGAATGGGGCATTAAAAGAGTCAGTTCATTTTGgagttttgtttttttatttttcaaatattttttatttaattcatatatattcgTATGCATTTAATGGGACAGGGTTTAGTATACTAAAAGTTTTAAGCCAAATATATGAAGCAATTTTTGATTGTATAACATTGacaacaattttttatatagtaaataatattaataataaaaagaaaaggaaaGAGGATACTATAAAAACCggatttatatattccatACTAAagttcttttatattttatttgagaTGGAGAACCACCAAAGTTTGAATGTATATTCAAGTTTGCATTCCG TTGTAGCGTTTCCTTTTGTTAGCCACAGAGTGATTATTTCTG tgttaatatataacaattgtaaaaaattgcTGAAGGAAAAAACCAGTGCAAGTGATAAAACCAGGGTCCTTTGGGATGCGTCTAT ATACATGGGATGGTTTCTCTCTATTCcgttcatttatttttttttgtggaATGCTTCaat GCACTTTACCCATTTGTTCATTCATTTCTCCAACCTATGCATTTTAATAT GTTTGGTATACAAAATTTCAGAGaaaaagtataatattttggaATCCAATCACCCATATATAGATATggaataa
- a CDS encoding AP-4 complex subunit sigma, putative, translated as MIEFILMVNKQGQTRLSQYYNNLSIEEKTILEGELIRKCLSRVDYQCSFLQFREYKIIYRRYASLYLIVGVTNQDVNEFAILEMIHNIIEILDKYYENVCELDIMFNIDKTHFIIDEIICNGEICDMNKNNVLRPIILMDKYSLKI; from the exons atgatagaaTTCATTTTGATGGTTAACAAACAAGGCCAAACACGACTCAGCcaatattataacaatttAAGTATCGaagaaaaaacaatacTCGAAGGAGAATTAATCAGAAAATGTTTATCTAGAGTAGATTATCAATGCTCTTTTTTGCAATTTAGAgagtataaaattatatacagaAG GTATGCCAGCCTATACCTAATCGTAGGAGTCACTAACCAAGATGTTAATGAATTTGCTATCCTTGAAATGattcataatataattgaaattttagataaatattatgaaaatgttTGCGAACTTGATATTATGTTTAACATAGATAAAactcattttattattgatGAAATTATATGTAATGGAGAAATATGTGacatgaataaaaataatgttttaaGACCAATCATATTGATGGATAAGtattcattaaaaatatga
- a CDS encoding BSD-domain protein, putative, translating into MGNKQGKRKKYELCEIQYEKEFELKPAWKELIIWALEDLDANLNITIIKNIIEEIKDITASEESFFNITEGYSIGGFMFDNKYVTWASFLLTEIKSLKKVRYYIVPKLISEDEFWLKYFSTIKMIIIKHGFESKKE; encoded by the exons atggGGAATAAACAGggtaaaagaaaaaaatacgaGCTATGTGAAATTCAGTACGAAAAAg AATTTGAATTAAAGCCTGCATGGAAAGAACTTATCATATGGGCACTTGAAGACTTAGATGCAAACTTAAATATAactataattaaaaatataatcgaagaaataaaagatataacAGCAAGTGAggaatcattttttaacataaCTGAGGGATATAGTATAGGAGGTTTTATGtttgataataaatatgttacatgggcttcatttttattaacagaaataaaaagtttaaaaaaagtgagATATTATATTGTACCTAAATTAATTAGCGAAGATGAATTTTggttaaaatatttttcaactataaaaatgataataatcaAGCATGGGTTTGAAAGTAAGAAGGAGTAA
- a CDS encoding asparagine rich protein, putative: protein MKKMMSKKIINLFILCTFCYSIGQTSSRENESKVNLLNKMDHKHGNLKTINPHNNIKKNEKDNYNYDKKESFILLNQKIKDDQSNDDEEDDEEDDDHDQEHDQEHDQDHNNENNDDTNGQAKQSEIVQTLKEALPPPPPIVQPPPPPMTPSSIAGHVVSNVFQAGLKLID, encoded by the exons atgaaaaaaatgatgtcGAAAAAGATTATTAATCTATTTATACTTTGTACCTTTTGTTATTCCATTGGTCAAACTAGTTCAAGAGAAAATGAAAGTAAAGtcaatttattaaataaaatggatCATAAACATGGGAATTTAAAAACCATAAATCCACACAATAacataaagaaaaatgaaaaagataatTACAATTATGATAAGAAAGAatctttcattttgttaaatcaaaaaatcAAAGACGATCAATCAAATGATGATGAGGAAGATGATGAAGAAGATGACGACCATGATCAAGAACATGATCAGGAACACGATCAGGatcataataatgaaaataatgatgatacAAATGGACAAGCTAAGCAATCAGAAATTGTTCAAACCCTTAAAGAAGCTTTACCTCCCCCACCACCAATAGTTCAACCTCCACCTCCACCTATGACACCATCAAGTATTGCAGGACATGTTGTATCAAATGTTTTCCAGGCTggattaaaattaatag ATTAG
- a CDS encoding glideosome associated protein with multiple membrane spans 2, putative, whose amino-acid sequence MYSYGMEGDDTYLPQVQYPSPYENQYQDEESPSPRGENHTPFIGYFSSHLLRTGFLLQCVSLILMFVFYWAFGGTGIFIFDLYAGPECVKVSSAFHLTISVLMSIYLLGTLYIAMFQVFVADNSKWCRGFRAGSKLLSAAVTLDLLSSILRLVQYLYAYFYMNMRWWARYQQTKSDWTLLHFGSIVHSFALFMYGAAFFYMEAYHDEGTYEELAWSNLTLFKLAGLAELLMVFSGFGAFFSVLLLGAIMCATIWAFSFEPLLEKWSPELHSRDINADVLPEIKHDDENCGYNEENMYEPYNPNPENMEYNEEMIKHNGNEKYINGNANFYDHNNGIPTTYDYSQIEGQVKQNAEMGVSENKYIAQY is encoded by the exons atgtaTTCGTACGGTATGGAAGGAGATGATACTTATTTACCCCAAGTCCAGTATCCATCTCCATATGAAAATCAATATCAAGATGAAGAGTCCCCAAGTCCAAGAGGAGAAAATCATACTCCTTTTATAGGATATTTTAGTTCTCATTTATTAAGAACTGGATTTCTTTTACAATGTGtatcattaatattaatgtttgtattttattGGGCATTTGGTGGAACtggaatatttatatttgatttatatGCAGGACCAGAATGTGTTAAAGTATCAAGTGCATTTCATTTAACAATATCCGTTTTAATgtcaatatatttactaggtacattatatatagcaATGTTTCAAGTCTTTGTAGCCGATAATAGTAAATGGTGTAGAGGATTTAGAGCTGGatctaaattattatcagcAGCTGTTACTTTAGACCTTTTATCATCTATATTAAGATTAGttcaatatttatatgcatatttttatatgaatatgaGATGGTGGGCACGATATCAACAAACCAAATCAGATTGGACTTTGTTACATTTTGGTAGTATTGTACATAGCTTTgcattatttatgtatggAGCCGCCTTTTTCTATATGGAAGCTTATCATGATGAGGGTACCTATGAAGAGCTCGCATGGTCGAACTTGACTTTGTTCAAATTAGCTGGATTAGCAG AATTATTAATGGTCTTTTCTGGATTCGGAGCCTTCTTTTCAGTTCTCTTATTGGGAGCAATAATGTGTGCAACAATTTGGGCATTCTCCTTCGAGCCATTATTAGAAAAATGGTCACCAGAATTACACAGCAGAGACATAAATGCTGATGTATTACCAGAAATAAAACACGATGATGAAAACTGTGGatataatgaagaaaatatgtATGAACCATATAACCCTAATCCTGAAAATATGGAATATAATGAAGAGATGATTAAACATAATGGAAatgagaaatatataaatggaaATGCAAACTTTTATGATCACAATAATGGAATTCCAACAACTTATGATTATTCACAAATTGAAGGTCAAGTAAAACAGAATGCTGAAATGGGAGTCtctgaaaataaatatattgcaCAATATTAA